The proteins below come from a single Candidatus Poribacteria bacterium genomic window:
- a CDS encoding CRTAC1 family protein, translating into MKNSHQEWQSGRFSFRKSFGSQQSANSVKENLLLFAESRKPIAILAFAISMLTAMTLNAVTFTDVTNEAGIDFQHSSGTRSSLLPEDMGSGAGFADIDNDGDIDLYIVNTPGPFTQDGGGNKGNANALYRNNGDGTFTDITRPAGVGHQGYGMGCVFADYDADADLDLYLTNYGANVLYRNNGDSTFTDVTEIAGVNCELWSTGAAFADVDGDTYLDLYVCNYVTYDLEQLEQMKEESVQSGKPVPSALNPHVFEPQDNVFYRNNGDGTFTDTTAEIGVAATGGRSMQAVFSDFDNDNDLDLYVANDTSTNHVYRNNGDGTFADVSDESWAADFRGSMGLTAGDYDADGDIDLFMSHWVDEENALYRNLFKEDGIAERIRFVDESYTAMLAEESIKQIGWGTAFFDYDNDGDLDIFVTNGSTFQELKQPEVLIPQPDALFRNDGDGVFTDVSESTGIAALPLRVGRGATFGDYDNDGDVDIFIVNNHAPPTLLRNEGDRSILTGQNNWLHVKLIGTGGNRDAIGAKIQVKTADQTQIREIYAGDSYMSFNSLVAEFGVGNASRIETLQITWQNGETQTRHNIPVNQRIQIRQE; encoded by the coding sequence ATGAAAAATAGTCATCAAGAATGGCAGTCAGGGCGATTTTCTTTCAGAAAATCTTTCGGCAGTCAGCAGTCGGCAAATAGTGTAAAAGAAAACCTACTTCTCTTTGCCGAAAGCCGAAAGCCGATAGCCATTCTCGCGTTTGCAATCTCTATGCTAACAGCTATGACGCTAAACGCGGTTACCTTTACGGATGTCACCAACGAAGCCGGTATCGATTTCCAGCATTCAAGCGGAACCCGTTCCAGTCTACTTCCAGAGGACATGGGATCTGGCGCAGGTTTCGCCGATATAGACAACGACGGGGACATTGACCTCTATATTGTCAATACCCCCGGTCCCTTCACACAAGATGGCGGTGGTAATAAAGGAAACGCCAATGCGTTATATCGTAACAACGGTGATGGCACGTTTACGGACATCACGCGTCCTGCAGGTGTTGGGCATCAAGGATACGGCATGGGGTGTGTTTTCGCCGATTACGACGCGGATGCCGACCTTGACCTTTACTTAACCAATTATGGCGCGAACGTGCTCTATCGAAACAACGGGGATAGCACCTTTACCGATGTGACGGAGATAGCCGGTGTCAATTGTGAATTGTGGAGTACCGGTGCTGCCTTCGCGGATGTGGACGGGGACACCTACCTCGATCTCTACGTTTGCAACTATGTCACCTACGATTTGGAACAGCTGGAACAGATGAAGGAGGAATCGGTACAATCTGGAAAACCGGTGCCGAGTGCGCTGAATCCACATGTTTTTGAACCTCAAGATAACGTTTTTTATCGGAATAACGGAGATGGCACTTTTACCGACACAACCGCTGAGATAGGAGTAGCGGCGACAGGTGGTAGAAGTATGCAAGCCGTTTTTAGCGACTTTGATAATGATAACGACCTGGACCTCTATGTTGCAAATGATACCTCCACGAACCATGTCTATCGCAACAATGGTGACGGAACGTTTGCCGATGTAAGCGATGAATCGTGGGCAGCGGATTTTCGAGGTTCTATGGGACTCACTGCCGGTGATTATGATGCTGACGGCGATATTGACCTCTTTATGAGTCACTGGGTTGACGAGGAAAACGCACTCTATAGAAATTTGTTCAAAGAGGATGGAATCGCTGAACGTATCAGGTTTGTAGATGAATCCTATACGGCGATGCTTGCTGAGGAGAGTATCAAGCAGATCGGATGGGGGACTGCTTTCTTTGACTACGACAACGATGGTGATTTGGATATCTTTGTAACAAACGGCAGCACTTTTCAGGAGCTTAAACAACCGGAGGTGCTTATCCCTCAACCTGATGCGTTGTTCCGAAACGATGGGGATGGAGTGTTTACCGATGTTAGTGAGAGCACGGGGATTGCCGCACTCCCTCTCCGAGTTGGTCGCGGGGCGACGTTTGGCGACTATGACAACGATGGCGATGTTGATATTTTCATCGTCAATAACCATGCACCACCGACTCTGTTGCGCAATGAGGGCGACCGCAGTATATTAACAGGGCAAAACAATTGGCTGCATGTTAAATTAATTGGAACAGGCGGAAATCGAGATGCTATTGGTGCAAAGATCCAAGTGAAAACGGCAGATCAGACGCAGATACGGGAAATTTATGCCGGTGATAGCTACATGTCTTTTAACAGTCTCGTCGCTGAATTCGGCGTAGGGAACGCCTCCCGTATTGAGACGTTACAGATTACTTGGCAGAATGGAGAGACGCAAACACGCCATAATATACCGGTAAATCAGCGAATCCAGATAAGGCAAGAATAG
- the accC gene encoding acetyl-CoA carboxylase biotin carboxylase subunit: MMKKILIANRGEIAVRIIRACKDMGIKTVAIYSTADEDALHVKYADEKYCIGPPPSAASYLKYSSIITVADYANVNAIHPGAGFLAEDAQFAEMCEAHEIKFIGPSVTDIQTMGDKVKARETVAKAGLKLVPGSQSGRRRNSKKATVETAEDAAELAEKIGYPVGIKAVAGGGGRGIRIAENRPSLFNLFHTAKAEGEAAFGNGDVYIEKWIEEARHIEVQILGDTHGNVVHLGERECSIQRKQQKLLEEAPAASISPKLRSDICKAAAKAAKSIGYTNAGTIEFVVDKDENFYFLEMNTRIQVEHTITESITGIDLIKEQIRLAMGDELGYNQSDVQIQGHAIECRINAEDPANNFMPSPGLVTTYDPPGGIGIRLDGYIYTGYTVPSHYDSLVAKLIATGRDRDEAIARLKRALSEFKIEGIKTTIPLYQDILDDDRFLGRAVFTNFLET, from the coding sequence ATGATGAAAAAGATACTGATAGCAAATCGTGGTGAAATCGCCGTCCGCATCATCCGTGCATGTAAAGACATGGGGATTAAGACGGTAGCGATTTACTCAACCGCTGACGAAGATGCCCTGCACGTTAAATATGCTGACGAGAAATACTGCATCGGTCCGCCCCCCTCAGCAGCAAGTTATCTTAAATACTCAAGTATTATCACTGTCGCGGATTATGCAAATGTCAACGCGATCCATCCCGGAGCAGGCTTCCTCGCTGAGGATGCACAGTTTGCGGAGATGTGTGAGGCGCACGAAATAAAGTTCATCGGACCCTCTGTTACAGACATCCAGACGATGGGCGATAAGGTGAAGGCACGCGAGACTGTGGCAAAAGCCGGCTTGAAGCTTGTGCCCGGTAGCCAGAGTGGTAGGCGCAGAAACAGCAAAAAAGCGACAGTTGAAACCGCCGAGGATGCTGCAGAGCTCGCTGAGAAAATCGGTTATCCTGTTGGAATCAAAGCCGTGGCAGGCGGTGGTGGTCGTGGTATCCGAATCGCGGAGAACCGTCCGAGCCTTTTTAATCTTTTTCACACTGCAAAAGCGGAGGGTGAAGCAGCGTTTGGTAACGGTGATGTCTACATTGAGAAATGGATTGAAGAAGCGCGACATATTGAAGTCCAAATTCTGGGAGATACCCACGGCAACGTTGTCCATTTAGGTGAACGTGAATGCTCTATCCAGCGTAAACAGCAGAAACTTTTGGAAGAAGCACCCGCTGCCTCAATTTCACCTAAACTTCGTTCTGATATCTGTAAAGCCGCCGCGAAAGCCGCAAAATCAATCGGTTACACGAATGCTGGAACCATTGAATTCGTTGTCGATAAGGATGAGAATTTCTATTTCCTTGAAATGAATACTCGGATTCAAGTTGAGCACACTATTACTGAGAGTATCACCGGTATTGATCTCATTAAAGAGCAGATCCGACTCGCGATGGGCGATGAACTCGGATACAATCAATCTGATGTTCAGATCCAAGGGCATGCTATTGAATGCAGGATTAATGCTGAGGACCCAGCAAACAACTTCATGCCTTCACCGGGACTCGTCACAACCTACGATCCTCCGGGCGGCATTGGCATCCGGCTTGATGGATATATCTACACCGGCTATACCGTTCCTTCGCACTACGACTCACTCGTGGCGAAACTCATCGCAACTGGTCGGGATCGGGATGAGGCGATTGCACGGTTGAAACGCGCATTGTCTGAGTTCAAAATTGAGGGCATAAAGACTACAATTCCGCTTTATCAGGATATTCTCGACGATGACCGCTTTCTCGGTAGAGCAGTTTTTACGAATTTCTTAGAAACATGA
- a CDS encoding acetyl-CoA carboxylase, biotin carboxyl carrier protein, with translation MRQNKSKDKPQSAEQDYSEVLEIVEQLAEILDRTGLTEVRIRDNEFEVQVSRHRSSPGGYEQQPLQPVETGIAVGTPQLPAKNENVEAGAQADNGFISAPMPSRFYRSPAPDEPPFVDVGDVVATGEPVAVLEVMKTYNPVEAPFNCEILEILAEDGEAVEYGQPLFRVKQA, from the coding sequence ATGCGTCAAAACAAATCCAAGGATAAGCCTCAATCTGCGGAACAGGACTACAGTGAGGTTCTGGAAATTGTTGAACAGTTGGCAGAAATCCTTGACCGCACTGGTCTCACAGAGGTCCGTATCCGGGACAACGAATTCGAGGTGCAAGTTTCTCGACACCGGAGTAGTCCAGGTGGATATGAGCAGCAGCCGCTGCAACCGGTAGAGACAGGTATCGCGGTGGGGACACCGCAGCTGCCTGCAAAAAATGAAAATGTGGAGGCAGGCGCGCAGGCGGATAATGGATTCATCAGTGCCCCAATGCCCTCACGCTTTTATCGTTCTCCTGCACCTGATGAACCGCCCTTCGTGGATGTCGGAGATGTGGTCGCCACGGGTGAACCTGTGGCTGTTCTCGAAGTCATGAAGACTTACAATCCAGTGGAAGCACCATTTAACTGCGAGATATTGGAAATTCTCGCTGAAGATGGCGAGGCGGTTGAATATGGACAGCCTCTGTTCCGAGTGAAGCAAGCATAG
- the efp gene encoding elongation factor P produces the protein MAALNDLRNGLVIRLNDTIYTIVSCEHVKPGKGGAFARTKIKRVSDGAVLDRTFRANENVETVRLMDHQMQYMYRESDVLWFMDNETFEQYTLPVNLIGEDLKFLKEGETVTVKMEGAVPLAVELPNFVELQIVETDPGLRGDTVSGGSKRATLETGGVVNVPLFVQNQTRIKVDTRTGKYVERI, from the coding sequence ATGGCAGCACTTAACGATTTACGAAACGGGTTGGTTATCCGACTCAATGATACTATTTACACCATAGTCAGTTGTGAGCATGTCAAGCCGGGGAAAGGCGGTGCCTTCGCACGAACAAAAATCAAACGTGTTTCCGACGGTGCCGTTTTGGACAGGACGTTTCGTGCCAATGAAAACGTCGAAACCGTCAGGCTCATGGATCACCAGATGCAGTATATGTACCGAGAGAGTGATGTACTGTGGTTTATGGACAATGAAACATTTGAACAATATACACTTCCTGTAAATCTTATTGGAGAGGACCTGAAATTCCTAAAGGAGGGTGAAACTGTCACCGTCAAAATGGAAGGGGCAGTACCACTTGCGGTTGAACTTCCGAACTTCGTTGAACTTCAAATCGTTGAGACCGATCCCGGATTACGGGGCGATACTGTCAGCGGCGGTTCAAAACGTGCTACACTTGAGACAGGTGGTGTTGTTAACGTTCCTTTGTTTGTTCAGAATCAAACGCGTATCAAAGTTGACACACGCACCGGAAAATATGTAGAAAGGATATAG
- a CDS encoding tetratricopeptide repeat protein — MRNSFYLFISIFLVLLACGGDPTLERGKAFLETGDTTAAIQQFEAAIKQNPSNAEAYYQLGLVYEKLEDATQASDAFRNAVKLAPKRAEITLALGRVYWHNNDRSLALVQFQNLLRGSRKKEVLLQLAGLTGDAYHVQRLRTEGSDDYEQTFTEKGNMMTFTAKYTDDYSPAISPDGKWLAFASNRLQNAELYLMDLTTRSLHQLTHTEELDEYMPAFSPDGKSIAFVTERTRGGMMLPPVQASGSDPKSATIYLMDVDGKNQRPLIDIEGAQRAPVFSPDGQKIAFESKAPAQETGGGPGSTENNDTLEIYVIHSDGTNKKQLTHNDVDDGHPTWAPNGKQIAFTAMVGDIYQIFSVSAAGGTAKQLTFTNASHYHPIFSPDGKRIIYVSNAHNHYTLWMMNADGTNKTQLTNHVGAHFEPSLSRDGKRLVFSSDRSDHMRIYLMDLTQPVQQEELKARLAGL; from the coding sequence ATGAGAAACTCTTTCTATCTATTCATTTCTATATTTTTAGTGCTACTCGCATGTGGTGGAGATCCTACCCTTGAGCGCGGCAAAGCATTTCTTGAAACAGGCGACACGACTGCTGCCATTCAGCAGTTTGAAGCGGCAATTAAGCAGAACCCTTCCAATGCCGAGGCTTACTATCAGCTCGGTTTGGTGTATGAAAAGTTAGAGGATGCGACACAAGCGAGCGATGCCTTCAGAAATGCTGTGAAGTTGGCACCGAAACGGGCAGAAATCACTTTGGCACTCGGGCGCGTTTATTGGCACAATAATGACCGTTCCCTTGCGCTTGTTCAGTTTCAAAATCTGCTAAGGGGTTCTCGAAAAAAAGAAGTGCTCCTTCAATTGGCTGGACTCACCGGTGATGCCTACCATGTCCAACGTCTCCGCACCGAAGGCAGTGACGATTACGAGCAGACCTTTACCGAAAAAGGGAATATGATGACGTTTACTGCCAAGTACACGGACGATTATAGTCCCGCAATCTCGCCTGATGGAAAATGGCTTGCCTTCGCCTCCAATCGCCTCCAGAACGCCGAATTGTATCTCATGGATCTCACGACGCGTTCACTCCACCAATTGACGCATACCGAGGAACTTGATGAATATATGCCTGCTTTTTCTCCAGATGGGAAGTCGATTGCCTTTGTTACAGAGCGCACCCGCGGTGGTATGATGCTCCCACCTGTTCAAGCGAGCGGCTCTGATCCGAAGAGTGCGACGATCTATCTTATGGACGTTGATGGGAAAAACCAGCGTCCATTGATTGATATAGAGGGGGCACAACGTGCGCCTGTCTTTTCACCTGACGGGCAAAAGATCGCCTTTGAATCCAAGGCTCCTGCGCAAGAGACAGGTGGTGGTCCGGGAAGCACCGAGAATAATGATACCTTAGAAATCTACGTCATTCATAGTGATGGCACAAACAAGAAGCAGCTGACACATAACGATGTGGACGACGGACATCCAACGTGGGCACCCAATGGAAAGCAGATCGCCTTCACCGCAATGGTGGGAGACATCTACCAGATTTTCAGCGTTAGCGCAGCAGGCGGCACGGCGAAACAATTGACATTCACGAACGCAAGCCATTATCATCCGATTTTCAGTCCGGATGGCAAGCGAATTATCTATGTGTCAAACGCGCATAACCATTATACGCTCTGGATGATGAACGCCGATGGCACAAATAAAACGCAGCTGACGAACCACGTCGGTGCCCATTTTGAACCGAGCCTCTCACGGGACGGAAAGAGACTTGTGTTTAGTTCCGACCGTTCGGACCACATGCGGATCTATCTTATGGATTTGACGCAACCTGTCCAACAAGAAGAACTGAAAGCGAGATTGGCAGGCTTGTAG
- the rdgB gene encoding RdgB/HAM1 family non-canonical purine NTP pyrophosphatase translates to MKLVLATRNQGKVRELTEMLRVEEDTKQQIEVISLDSYPDAPEVVEDGKTYTENAAKKASVIAEHTSQLTLADDAGLEVDALNGAPGVNSKRWAGEDATDAIRIEKLLQALEGVTDRRARFVAVIAVVHPDSAPETVLGVCEGHIRHAPVGESGFGYDPVFVPDGYDQTFAELGEKIKNQISHRAKALEQAIVLLHRYSLE, encoded by the coding sequence ATGAAGCTCGTATTGGCGACGCGTAACCAAGGGAAGGTGAGGGAACTCACAGAGATGCTCCGCGTCGAGGAAGATACCAAGCAGCAGATTGAGGTTATCTCCTTGGACAGTTATCCAGATGCGCCAGAGGTGGTTGAGGATGGCAAAACGTATACAGAGAACGCAGCCAAAAAAGCATCCGTTATCGCTGAACATACGTCCCAGCTCACCCTTGCTGATGATGCTGGATTGGAGGTAGATGCTCTCAACGGTGCACCGGGGGTCAATTCTAAACGCTGGGCTGGTGAAGACGCAACCGATGCTATCCGAATCGAGAAACTCCTTCAGGCACTTGAAGGTGTCACAGATAGACGTGCACGTTTCGTCGCTGTGATCGCAGTCGTACACCCCGATTCCGCTCCTGAGACGGTTCTCGGTGTTTGTGAAGGACACATCAGGCACGCGCCTGTAGGAGAGAGTGGTTTCGGTTATGATCCTGTGTTTGTGCCTGATGGTTACGATCAGACCTTCGCAGAATTGGGAGAAAAAATAAAAAACCAGATTAGTCACAGAGCAAAAGCGTTGGAACAAGCGATTGTCTTGCTTCATCGCTATTCGCTGGAATAG